One genomic segment of Actinoplanes ianthinogenes includes these proteins:
- the uraD gene encoding 2-oxo-4-hydroxy-4-carboxy-5-ureidoimidazoline decarboxylase, giving the protein MSELASESPSTAGGATGAVDAFNALPAERLREQLLACLAVPAWGAGIAAKRPFPDRAAVVAAADAASRALTWDEVVQGLSAHPRIGERAAGASREAAWSRAEQSAAARSADDATRAALIEANREYEERFGHVFLIFASGRSQAEILAAARERLGNDEATERAIVADELRKIAGLRLERVLDAL; this is encoded by the coding sequence ATGAGCGAGCTCGCGAGCGAGTCACCGAGCACGGCCGGTGGCGCGACCGGCGCGGTGGACGCGTTCAACGCGCTGCCGGCCGAGCGCCTGCGGGAGCAGTTGCTCGCCTGCCTGGCCGTGCCGGCCTGGGGCGCCGGGATCGCCGCCAAGCGGCCGTTCCCCGACCGGGCCGCCGTCGTCGCCGCGGCCGACGCCGCGTCCCGCGCGCTGACCTGGGACGAGGTGGTGCAGGGCCTGTCCGCGCACCCGCGGATCGGGGAGCGCGCGGCCGGTGCCTCGCGGGAGGCGGCCTGGTCCCGCGCCGAGCAGTCGGCCGCGGCGCGCAGCGCCGACGACGCGACACGGGCCGCGCTGATCGAGGCCAACCGGGAGTATGAGGAGCGGTTCGGCCACGTGTTCCTGATCTTCGCGAGCGGCCGCAGCCAGGCCGAGATCCTGGCGGCCGCGCGCGAGCGGCTGGGCAACGACGAGGCCACCGAGCGGGCGATCGTCGCCGACGAGCTTCGCAAGATCGCCGGGCTGCGGCTGGAGCGGGTGCTCGATGCCCTCTGA
- the uraH gene encoding hydroxyisourate hydrolase, translating into MPSDGTTAEFHARISTHILDTVTGDPARDVYVRLERRDADGWRTIAEGRTDDDGRLRYQVPVRDWQAGGYRLLFYVEPYLGKECFFPEITVAFHVHDPERHYHVPLLLSRYGYTTYRGS; encoded by the coding sequence ATGCCCTCTGACGGCACCACCGCCGAGTTCCACGCGCGGATCTCCACACACATCCTGGACACCGTCACCGGCGATCCGGCCCGGGACGTCTACGTGCGGCTGGAGCGCCGCGACGCGGACGGCTGGCGGACCATCGCCGAGGGCCGCACCGACGACGACGGCCGCCTGCGTTATCAGGTGCCGGTCCGCGACTGGCAGGCCGGTGGTTACCGGCTGCTCTTCTACGTCGAGCCCTACCTCGGCAAGGAGTGTTTCTTCCCGGAGATCACGGTCGCCTTCCACGTCCACGACCCGGAGCGTCATTACCACGTGCCGCTGCTGCTCAGCCGGTACGGCTACACCACCTATCGAGGGAGCTGA
- a CDS encoding 8-oxoguanine deaminase — translation MIVIENATIATVDAEGREYADGHVVVGDDGRIAAVGLGRADISGEATRVDGKHHLVTPGLVNTHHHLYQWATRGLALDETLFGWLTTLYPIWGRLDAEIVGAAAGAGLGWLALSGCTTSMDHHYVFPRDGGDVLEAEIEAARTIGVRFHPTRGSMDLSRKDGGLPPDHVVEDTDEALAATEAAIDRWHDPSADAMLQIAVAPCSPFSVTTRLMEEAAVLARRRGVRLHTHLAETDDEEEFCRKQFNCTPVEYAERVGWLGDDVWLAHGVHLDDSAIAKLGATGTGVAHCPSSNARLGAGMARVRELVDHGVPVGLGVDGAASQEVSHLGAELRQALYTARQRGGPAAMDAREALRLGTIGGARCLGRQDDLGSIEVGKLADLVMWDLGGLGHDGIDDKVAALVFGPPARVGLSLVGGRPVVERGELVNADEETLTAAARRAHRRLMAAERQ, via the coding sequence GTGATCGTCATCGAGAACGCCACGATCGCGACTGTCGACGCGGAGGGCAGGGAGTATGCCGACGGCCACGTCGTGGTCGGCGACGACGGCCGGATCGCCGCGGTCGGACTCGGCAGAGCCGACATCTCCGGAGAAGCAACCCGGGTCGACGGGAAGCACCATCTGGTCACGCCGGGGCTGGTCAACACCCATCACCACCTGTACCAGTGGGCGACCAGGGGCCTGGCGCTGGACGAGACCCTGTTCGGCTGGCTGACCACCCTCTACCCGATCTGGGGCCGTCTCGACGCGGAGATCGTCGGCGCCGCGGCCGGGGCCGGCCTGGGCTGGCTGGCCCTCTCCGGCTGCACCACCAGCATGGACCACCACTACGTCTTCCCTCGCGACGGCGGCGACGTCCTCGAGGCGGAGATCGAGGCCGCACGCACGATCGGTGTCCGCTTCCACCCGACCCGCGGCTCGATGGACCTGAGCCGCAAGGACGGCGGCCTCCCGCCGGACCACGTGGTCGAGGACACCGACGAGGCGCTCGCCGCCACCGAGGCCGCGATCGACCGCTGGCACGACCCGTCGGCGGACGCGATGCTCCAGATCGCGGTCGCCCCCTGCTCGCCGTTCTCGGTCACCACCCGGCTGATGGAGGAGGCCGCGGTGCTGGCCCGGCGGCGTGGCGTGCGATTGCACACCCACCTCGCCGAGACCGACGACGAGGAGGAGTTCTGCCGCAAGCAGTTCAACTGCACCCCGGTCGAGTACGCGGAGCGGGTCGGCTGGCTCGGCGACGACGTGTGGCTGGCGCACGGCGTGCACCTGGACGACTCGGCGATCGCCAAGCTCGGCGCCACCGGGACCGGGGTGGCGCACTGCCCGAGTTCCAACGCCCGGCTCGGCGCGGGCATGGCCCGGGTGCGTGAGCTGGTCGACCACGGTGTCCCGGTCGGGCTGGGCGTCGACGGCGCGGCGTCGCAGGAGGTCTCGCACCTCGGCGCCGAGCTGCGCCAGGCGCTGTACACGGCACGCCAGCGCGGCGGGCCGGCGGCGATGGACGCCCGGGAGGCGCTGCGGCTCGGCACCATCGGCGGCGCCCGCTGCCTCGGCCGGCAGGACGACCTCGGGTCGATCGAGGTGGGCAAACTGGCCGACCTGGTCATGTGGGACCTGGGCGGGCTCGGGCACGACGGGATCGACGACAAGGTGGCCGCTCTGGTCTTCGGCCCGCCGGCCCGGGTCGGACTGTCGCTGGTGGGTGGCAGACCGGTGGTCGAGCGCGGCGAGTTGGTCAACGCCGACGAGGAGACGTTGACCGCGGCGGCGCGGCGGGCCCATCGTCGGCTGATGGCAGCGGAGCGTCAGTGA
- the pucL gene encoding factor-independent urate hydroxylase: MLGPNRYGKAETRLVRVHRDGDTHGLVDLNVSIALSGDLSATHLTGDNSGVLPTDTMKNTVYAFAKQHGVGEPEEFALLLARHFVRTQGQVDSARVSVESFGWDRLGPHSFQRRGDHTRTTVVTVTRDATQVVSGITGLVLMNTTASEFHGFVRDRYTTLPETTDRILATAVDAKWRHLSDEADWGKSFQGAVDAMTTAFVNTYSFSLQQTLMSMGTLVLSGRPEIAEIRLTLPNKHHYLVDLSVFNLENENEVFIAGDRPYGLIEGTVTRDDVPPATTEWYL; the protein is encoded by the coding sequence GTGCTCGGACCGAATCGTTACGGCAAGGCGGAGACCCGGCTGGTCCGGGTGCACCGGGACGGTGACACGCACGGCCTGGTGGACCTCAACGTCAGCATCGCCCTGTCCGGCGACCTGTCGGCCACCCACCTGACCGGCGACAACTCCGGCGTGCTGCCGACCGACACGATGAAGAACACCGTGTACGCGTTCGCCAAGCAGCACGGCGTCGGCGAGCCGGAGGAGTTCGCCCTGCTCCTGGCCCGGCATTTCGTGCGCACCCAGGGCCAGGTCGACTCGGCGCGGGTGAGTGTGGAGTCCTTCGGGTGGGACCGGCTCGGCCCGCACTCGTTCCAGAGACGCGGCGACCACACCCGCACCACCGTGGTCACGGTGACCCGGGACGCCACCCAGGTCGTCTCCGGCATCACCGGCCTGGTGCTGATGAACACCACGGCGTCGGAGTTCCACGGTTTCGTGCGGGATCGGTACACCACGCTGCCGGAGACCACCGACCGGATCCTGGCCACCGCGGTGGACGCGAAATGGCGGCATCTGAGCGACGAGGCCGACTGGGGCAAGTCGTTCCAGGGCGCCGTGGACGCGATGACCACCGCGTTCGTGAACACGTACAGCTTCTCGTTGCAGCAGACGCTGATGTCGATGGGCACCCTGGTGCTCTCCGGCCGCCCGGAGATCGCCGAGATCCGGCTGACGCTGCCGAACAAGCACCACTACCTGGTCGATCTCTCCGTCTTTAACCTGGAGAACGAGAACGAGGTGTTCATCGCGGGCGATCGGCCCTACGGACTGATCGAGGGGACCGTGACCCGCGACGACGTGCCCCCGGCGACGACGGAGTGGTACCTGTGA
- a CDS encoding methyltransferase domain-containing protein has translation MTNTFTPGEKTWLAQLGTLRQVVRQEVVARQLADHLRPDGLRVLDVGCGQGSQALRLARLGFEVTALDSSEEMLAELNRSLEREPARVRDRVRVVRADASRLAGTFSPGCFDVVLCHGLLMYFAEPGPLLTDLARMLAPGGTLSLLVRNGDGLAMRPGLLGDWATALEAFDSTAYGNRLGVAARADRLADLTAALAGRGLEVFAWHGVRVFTDTAADDAPLPSAAELHRILDCETRAGSTDPYRGVAALTHVFARRP, from the coding sequence ATGACGAACACCTTCACCCCCGGAGAGAAGACCTGGCTGGCCCAGCTCGGCACACTGCGCCAGGTGGTGCGCCAGGAGGTGGTCGCCCGGCAGCTCGCCGACCATCTGAGACCGGACGGGCTACGCGTCCTCGACGTCGGCTGCGGGCAGGGCAGTCAGGCGTTGCGGCTGGCCCGCCTCGGATTCGAGGTCACCGCCCTGGACTCCTCCGAGGAGATGCTGGCGGAGCTCAACCGTTCGCTGGAGCGCGAGCCGGCCCGGGTCCGCGACCGGGTGCGGGTGGTCCGGGCGGACGCGAGCCGGCTCGCCGGGACGTTCTCGCCGGGCTGCTTCGACGTGGTGCTCTGCCACGGCCTGCTGATGTATTTCGCCGAGCCGGGGCCGCTGCTCACCGACCTGGCCCGGATGCTGGCGCCCGGCGGCACGCTGTCGCTGCTGGTCCGCAACGGAGACGGCTTGGCGATGCGCCCCGGCCTGCTCGGCGACTGGGCGACCGCGCTGGAGGCGTTCGACTCGACGGCGTACGGGAATCGCCTGGGCGTGGCGGCCCGCGCCGACCGCCTGGCCGACCTGACCGCGGCCCTGGCCGGCCGCGGTCTCGAGGTGTTCGCCTGGCACGGCGTCCGCGTCTTCACCGACACCGCGGCCGACGACGCGCCCCTGCCCAGTGCCGCCGAACTCCATCGCATCCTCGACTGCGAGACGCGCGCCGGCTCCACCGATCCGTACCGCGGCGTCGCGGCCCTGACCCATGTCTTCGCCCGCCGCCCCTGA
- the hrpB gene encoding ATP-dependent helicase HrpB, translated as MPADALPDLPVRDLLPEVTATLAESGAAVLVAPPGTGKTTLVPLALAGAPGAGRVIVAEPRRVAARAAARRMAALLGEPVGERVGYAVRGERRVSGRTVVEVVTTGLLVRRLQRDQELSGTSTVVLDECHERHLDSDLALAFLVEVRGVLRPELRLLATSATADAERLAEVLGGPVLTAYARTFPVETHWTPPPGPVAPPHGLRVDPKLLDHVAATTRRALAEGEGDVLVFLPGAREIETVAARLRGVDAEVLTLHGRQSGATQDAALRPGPRRRVVLATAIAESSLTVPGVRSVVDCGLSRVPRMDHARGLGALATVPVSRSSAVQRAGRAGREAPGRAYRCWAEAQHERLPAQPEPEIAAADLTGFALDLALWGDPDGSGLMLPDPPPPGALRAAASTLHDLGALDDAGKVTARGRALAGAGLHPRLARALLDGAALVGARRAAEIIAVFDDPRSAGDDLVAAVRRARTAADPAWRAEVRRLTAAAEPPTPAPSAAPSPAPSVGTFAAAGRAGTTGSPARIPDDLATGLVVGLAYPERVALAREPGGHAYLMAGGTAAELPQTSSLAGTPWLAVAAADRAPGARTARIRSAAPLDEETAREVAGTLLREETEIGWIDGDVVGRRVQRLGAITLSSVRLTDPDPAALREALLTGLRTTGLGLLTWSRAAEELRARLAFAHAALGAPWPDVSDTALLDHAEEWLDLGSARRRADLSKIDVASALRRLLPWSVAGRLDEVAPERLPVPSGSQIRLDYTDPAAPVLAVKVQEAFGWRDAPRLADGRIPVLLHLLSPAGRPVAVTSDLASFWQQGYPQVRAEMRGRYPRHPWPEDPLTAVPTRRANPRAR; from the coding sequence ATCCCCGCCGACGCCCTCCCCGATCTCCCGGTCCGCGACCTGCTGCCGGAGGTGACCGCCACGCTGGCCGAGTCCGGCGCGGCGGTGCTGGTCGCGCCCCCGGGCACCGGCAAGACCACGCTGGTCCCGCTCGCCCTGGCCGGCGCACCCGGCGCCGGTCGCGTCATCGTCGCCGAGCCGCGCCGGGTCGCGGCGCGGGCCGCCGCCCGCCGGATGGCCGCGCTGCTCGGCGAGCCGGTCGGTGAGCGGGTGGGTTATGCGGTGCGCGGCGAGCGCCGCGTCTCCGGGCGCACCGTCGTCGAGGTCGTCACCACCGGGTTGCTGGTCCGCCGCTTGCAGCGGGATCAGGAGCTTTCCGGGACGAGCACGGTGGTCCTCGACGAGTGCCACGAGCGCCACCTCGACTCCGACCTCGCCCTCGCCTTCCTCGTCGAGGTGCGCGGGGTGCTGCGTCCCGAGCTTCGGTTGCTGGCGACCTCGGCCACCGCCGACGCGGAGCGCCTGGCCGAGGTGCTCGGCGGGCCGGTGCTCACGGCGTACGCTCGCACCTTTCCGGTCGAGACGCACTGGACACCGCCGCCCGGCCCGGTCGCGCCCCCGCACGGCCTGCGCGTCGATCCGAAACTGCTCGACCACGTCGCCGCCACCACTCGCCGCGCGCTCGCCGAGGGTGAGGGTGACGTGCTGGTCTTCCTGCCCGGCGCCCGGGAGATCGAGACCGTCGCCGCCCGGCTCCGCGGGGTGGACGCCGAGGTGCTGACGCTGCACGGCCGCCAGTCCGGTGCGACCCAGGACGCCGCGTTGCGGCCCGGGCCGCGCCGCCGGGTGGTGCTGGCCACCGCGATCGCGGAGAGCAGCCTGACCGTGCCCGGGGTGCGCTCGGTGGTCGACTGCGGCCTGAGCCGGGTGCCCCGGATGGATCACGCGCGGGGCCTGGGCGCGCTGGCGACCGTCCCGGTGTCCCGCTCGTCCGCGGTGCAGCGAGCCGGTCGGGCCGGCCGCGAGGCGCCCGGCCGGGCCTACCGGTGCTGGGCCGAGGCGCAGCACGAGCGGCTGCCCGCCCAGCCGGAGCCGGAGATCGCGGCGGCCGACCTGACCGGCTTCGCGCTCGACCTGGCCCTGTGGGGCGATCCGGACGGCAGCGGCCTGATGCTCCCCGATCCCCCGCCGCCGGGCGCGCTGCGCGCGGCGGCGTCGACACTGCACGACCTCGGCGCGCTCGACGACGCGGGCAAGGTCACCGCCCGGGGCCGGGCGCTCGCCGGGGCGGGCCTGCATCCGCGGCTGGCGCGGGCGCTGCTCGACGGGGCCGCCCTGGTCGGCGCCCGCCGAGCCGCGGAGATCATCGCCGTCTTCGACGACCCCCGATCAGCGGGAGACGACCTGGTCGCGGCCGTCCGCCGCGCCCGGACCGCCGCCGATCCAGCTTGGCGAGCCGAGGTACGCCGCCTGACCGCCGCCGCCGAGCCCCCGACACCCGCCCCATCCGCAGCCCCTTCCCCCGCCCCCTCCGTCGGCACCTTCGCGGCCGCCGGGCGGGCGGGCACGACCGGCAGCCCGGCTCGGATTCCGGATGACCTGGCGACCGGGCTCGTCGTGGGGCTCGCCTATCCCGAGCGAGTGGCGCTGGCCCGGGAGCCCGGTGGCCACGCCTACCTGATGGCCGGCGGCACCGCCGCCGAGCTGCCGCAGACGAGTTCCCTGGCCGGGACACCGTGGCTGGCGGTGGCCGCCGCCGACCGGGCACCGGGGGCGCGCACCGCCCGGATCCGCAGCGCGGCTCCGCTCGACGAGGAGACCGCGCGGGAGGTGGCCGGCACGCTGCTCCGCGAGGAGACCGAGATCGGCTGGATCGACGGCGACGTGGTGGGCCGCCGGGTGCAGCGGCTCGGGGCGATCACGCTGTCCAGCGTCCGGTTGACCGACCCGGATCCGGCCGCCCTGCGCGAGGCCCTGCTGACCGGCCTGCGCACCACCGGCCTCGGCCTGCTCACCTGGAGCCGGGCCGCCGAGGAGCTGCGGGCCCGGCTGGCGTTCGCGCACGCGGCGCTCGGCGCCCCCTGGCCGGACGTGTCCGACACCGCCCTGCTCGACCACGCCGAGGAGTGGCTCGACCTCGGTTCCGCCCGCCGCCGCGCCGACCTGTCGAAAATCGACGTCGCCTCGGCCCTGCGCCGGCTGCTGCCCTGGTCGGTGGCGGGCCGGCTCGACGAGGTCGCCCCGGAGCGACTACCGGTGCCGAGCGGCTCGCAGATCCGGCTCGACTACACCGACCCGGCTGCGCCGGTGCTCGCGGTGAAGGTGCAGGAGGCGTTCGGCTGGCGGGACGCCCCCCGGCTGGCCGACGGACGCATCCCGGTCCTGCTGCACCTGCTCTCCCCGGCCGGTCGCCCGGTGGCGGTCACCAGCGATCTCGCGTCGTTCTGGCAGCAGGGCTATCCGCAGGTCCGAGCCGAGATGCGGGGTCGCTACCCACGCCACCCCTGGCCCGAGGACCCGTTGACCGCCGTTCCCACCCGCCGCGCCAACCCCCGCGCCCGCTGA
- a CDS encoding PP2C family protein-serine/threonine phosphatase translates to MTLHLRWAAVTDQGHVRSNNEDCHYAGDRLLVVADGMGGMAAGDLASRITVESMVSLDAPIDTEHQMDALHQALELANRRIAETVAADPSLQGMGTTLTAVLFNGERAAMAHVGDSRAYLLRDGRLNQLTKDDTYVQMLVDQGLIKPEEAAGHPRRAVVTRVLQGEPVSPAYVIVEPQSGDRWLLCSDGLTGVVTDATIEEEMRIVPDPKACAERLVDLALRGGGPDNVTVVIADVTDGV, encoded by the coding sequence ATGACCTTGCACCTGCGGTGGGCGGCCGTCACCGACCAAGGACACGTCCGGAGCAACAACGAGGACTGTCACTACGCCGGTGATCGGCTTCTCGTCGTCGCGGACGGCATGGGCGGCATGGCCGCCGGGGATCTGGCCAGCCGGATCACCGTGGAGTCCATGGTCTCGCTCGACGCCCCGATCGACACCGAACATCAGATGGACGCGCTGCACCAGGCGCTGGAACTGGCAAACCGGCGGATCGCCGAGACGGTCGCCGCCGACCCCTCGTTGCAGGGGATGGGCACCACGCTGACCGCCGTGCTGTTCAACGGCGAGCGCGCCGCCATGGCGCACGTCGGCGACTCCCGGGCCTACCTGCTCCGCGACGGGCGGCTCAACCAGCTCACCAAGGACGACACGTACGTTCAGATGCTGGTCGACCAGGGCCTGATCAAGCCCGAGGAGGCGGCCGGCCACCCCCGCCGCGCGGTCGTCACCCGGGTGTTGCAGGGCGAGCCGGTCAGTCCGGCGTACGTGATCGTCGAGCCGCAGAGTGGCGACCGGTGGCTGCTGTGCAGCGACGGTCTCACCGGTGTGGTGACGGATGCGACCATCGAGGAAGAGATGCGGATCGTCCCCGACCCCAAGGCGTGCGCCGAGAGACTCGTCGATCTCGCGCTGCGCGGCGGGGGACCGGACAACGTCACGGTTGTCATCGCCGACGTGACCGACGGGGTCTGA
- a CDS encoding EAL domain-containing protein: MIGTLALALAVVAVGELVGAPRLYTDTAQLAAGAIAAWACLVAARRRTGIPRNWRWLAAGGLTAWSAVRLWWVVQDLTGPDRSTDPTIFDIGFVVLPACMLIGLLGVTRTRPRPIPTSPRRDQIALLIDSVLITGSVLALGWSSSFLSPVTEWDSLTWWTAAYPIADLVLVTMVVLLLTTRPDSPAGRRPLALVGAGLLAFGVADTMRLFALGPVWLEVAGHLLGPACIALAALSPPRPAPPPVDVTALPRDWFHLLLPYVPVLVTGVVLLARTATGHPLTSFQAYLGWLGLGLVVTRQMITILDNTVLLGRVAETQRRLHHQAYHDPLTGLANRALFRERLVLALDSNRHRGTPVAVIFADLDDFKLINDTYGHAMGDRVLHAIGERLRASVRPQDLVARLGGDEFAVVLDQSDAAVSPPAPGPRGGAVSALRRVVGRQRRYVLSAAGVRVTDDVRTAGRWPRGKARPAAPRSPLRRRTDFLGGAVPSAAGFVPAPRSASPSVSDHSSGVVAPGAAASAVHGLPPGAAGVPAAGYPGVPGSPAPGSAVPAVPGSAGSDAALSAVSGSAGSDAALSAVSGSAGSDAALSAVSGSAGSDAALSAVSGSAVAGPAVSAAAGSVAADPAVPAVVASFDEREWVAEAEGVGQRVLAALREPYLIDGRSVSVGASIGLVTAEPGDQLSADLLLRRADAAMYAVKRRGKGALIRYTGPVHGPNADLPRLLAGALTGGSPAAAGFEVHYQPIVRLSDRTTVAVEALARWTDPVAGPVHPDVFVTMAERTGLVAAIDDFVLNQACADAHALAERYGRPIDVHVNVSAGRLGQQGLEDAVDGALTRHAMPPERLVVEITETLRIPDLPRAAAVVERLRARGVRVALDDFGSGYNALAQLHGLPVDTVKLDSTLTDVDTAPDRAGELCRSVLVICADLGITVVGEGIETEERAAALDGLGCPLGQGYLFGPPARLTELNRPPA, encoded by the coding sequence TTGATCGGGACTCTGGCGCTCGCCCTCGCGGTGGTCGCGGTCGGTGAGCTCGTGGGTGCGCCCCGGCTCTACACCGACACCGCGCAACTCGCCGCGGGCGCGATCGCGGCCTGGGCCTGCCTGGTCGCGGCGCGTCGCCGCACCGGCATCCCGCGCAACTGGCGATGGCTCGCGGCCGGTGGCCTGACCGCCTGGTCCGCGGTCCGGCTCTGGTGGGTGGTCCAGGACCTCACCGGACCGGACCGGTCCACCGACCCGACGATCTTCGACATCGGGTTCGTGGTGCTGCCCGCCTGCATGCTGATCGGCCTGCTCGGGGTGACCCGGACCCGGCCCCGGCCGATACCCACCTCGCCGCGGCGCGACCAGATCGCGCTGCTCATCGACAGCGTGCTGATCACCGGCTCGGTGCTGGCGCTGGGCTGGTCCTCGTCCTTCCTCAGCCCGGTCACCGAGTGGGACTCGCTGACCTGGTGGACGGCCGCCTACCCGATCGCCGACCTGGTGCTGGTCACCATGGTGGTGCTGCTGCTGACCACCCGGCCCGACTCGCCCGCCGGGCGGCGGCCGCTGGCGCTGGTCGGGGCCGGGCTGCTGGCCTTCGGGGTGGCGGACACCATGCGGCTGTTCGCGCTCGGCCCGGTCTGGCTGGAGGTCGCCGGGCACCTGCTCGGTCCGGCCTGCATCGCGCTCGCCGCGCTCAGCCCACCGCGCCCGGCGCCGCCGCCGGTGGACGTGACGGCGTTGCCACGGGACTGGTTCCACCTGCTGCTGCCCTACGTGCCGGTGCTGGTGACCGGGGTGGTGCTGCTGGCTCGCACGGCGACCGGGCATCCGCTCACGTCGTTCCAGGCCTACCTCGGCTGGCTCGGCCTGGGCCTGGTGGTGACCCGGCAGATGATCACGATTCTGGACAACACGGTGCTGCTCGGGCGGGTGGCCGAGACGCAGCGGCGGCTGCACCATCAGGCGTACCACGATCCGCTGACCGGGCTGGCGAACCGGGCCCTCTTCCGGGAGCGCCTGGTGCTCGCGCTCGACTCGAACCGGCACCGGGGGACGCCGGTGGCGGTGATCTTCGCGGATCTGGACGACTTCAAGCTGATCAACGACACCTACGGGCACGCCATGGGTGACCGGGTGCTGCACGCGATCGGGGAGCGGCTGCGCGCCTCGGTGCGGCCGCAGGATCTGGTGGCGCGGCTCGGTGGGGACGAGTTCGCGGTGGTTCTCGATCAGAGCGACGCGGCGGTTTCACCGCCTGCGCCCGGTCCGCGCGGGGGTGCGGTCTCCGCGCTGCGGCGGGTGGTCGGCCGGCAGCGACGGTACGTGCTGTCCGCCGCCGGGGTCCGGGTCACCGACGATGTGCGTACGGCTGGGCGCTGGCCTCGAGGGAAGGCTCGTCCGGCGGCTCCGCGGTCTCCGTTGCGCCGGCGGACGGACTTCCTCGGGGGTGCCGTGCCGTCCGCTGCCGGGTTCGTTCCGGCGCCACGGTCGGCCTCGCCGTCCGTCAGCGATCATTCGTCCGGCGTGGTCGCGCCGGGGGCTGCCGCTTCGGCGGTCCATGGCCTTCCGCCCGGTGCGGCCGGTGTGCCTGCCGCGGGATACCCGGGGGTGCCGGGATCGCCGGCGCCGGGTTCGGCGGTTCCAGCGGTGCCGGGGTCGGCGGGGTCGGATGCGGCGCTGTCCGCGGTGTCTGGTTCGGCGGGGTCGGATGCGGCGCTGTCCGCGGTGTCCGGGTCGGCGGGATCGGATGCGGCTCTGTCCGCGGTGTCCGGCTCGGCGGGGTCGGATGCGGCGCTGTCTGCGGTGTCCGGGTCGGCGGTGGCGGGGCCGGCCGTTTCCGCGGCGGCCGGTTCGGTGGCGGCGGATCCGGCGGTTCCCGCGGTCGTGGCCTCATTCGACGAGCGGGAGTGGGTGGCCGAGGCGGAGGGGGTCGGACAGCGGGTGCTGGCCGCGCTCCGCGAGCCTTATCTGATCGACGGCCGTTCGGTCAGCGTCGGCGCCAGCATCGGCCTGGTCACCGCCGAGCCGGGCGACCAGCTCTCCGCCGACCTGCTGCTGCGCCGGGCCGACGCCGCGATGTACGCGGTCAAGCGCCGCGGCAAGGGCGCCCTGATCCGGTACACCGGCCCGGTCCACGGCCCGAACGCCGACCTCCCGCGGCTGCTGGCCGGCGCGCTCACCGGCGGCAGCCCGGCCGCGGCCGGCTTCGAGGTGCACTACCAGCCGATCGTCCGGCTCAGCGACCGCACGACCGTGGCCGTCGAGGCCCTCGCCCGCTGGACCGACCCGGTCGCCGGGCCGGTCCACCCCGACGTCTTCGTCACCATGGCCGAGCGCACCGGCCTGGTCGCCGCGATCGACGACTTCGTGCTGAACCAGGCCTGCGCCGACGCCCACGCGCTCGCCGAACGTTACGGCCGCCCGATCGACGTGCACGTCAACGTCTCCGCCGGCCGCCTCGGCCAGCAGGGTCTGGAGGACGCCGTCGACGGCGCCCTGACCCGGCACGCGATGCCCCCGGAACGCCTGGTCGTCGAGATCACCGAGACCCTCCGCATCCCGGACCTGCCCCGCGCCGCCGCGGTGGTCGAACGCCTCCGCGCCCGCGGCGTCCGGGTCGCCCTGGACGATTTCGGCAGTGGGTACAACGCGCTCGCCCAGTTGCACGGCCTCCCGGTCGACACGGTGAAACTGGACTCGACCCTGACCGACGTCGACACGGCGCCGGACCGGGCCGGTGAGCTGTGCCGCTCCGTCCTGGTGATCTGCGCCGACCTGGGAATCACGGTGGTCGGCGAGGGCATCGAGACCGAGGAGCGGGCGGCGGCGCTGGACGGTCTCGGATGCCCGCTGGGTCAGGGATACCTGTTCGGTCCACCGGCCCGTCTGACCGAGCTGAACCGCCCGCCCGCCTGA